A window from Citrobacter amalonaticus encodes these proteins:
- a CDS encoding ABC transporter ATP-binding protein — MTIALELQQLKKTYPGGVQALRGIDLQVEAGDFYALLGPNGAGKSTTIGIISSLVNKSSGRVSVFGYDLEKDVVNAKRQLGLVPQEFNFNPFETVQQIVVNQAGYYGVERKEAVERSEKYLKQLDLWEKRNERARMLSGGMKRRLMIARALMHEPKLLILDEPTAGVDIELRRSMWGFLKDLNDKGTTIILTTHYLEEAEMLCRNIGIIQHGELVENTSMKNLLSKLKSETFILDLAAKSPLPQLEGYHYRLVDTSTLEVEVLREQGINSVFSQLSAQGIQVLSMRNKANRLEELFVSLVHEKQGDRA; from the coding sequence ATGACCATTGCACTGGAACTTCAACAACTTAAAAAAACCTATCCTGGCGGTGTTCAGGCATTGCGCGGGATAGATTTACAGGTCGAAGCGGGGGATTTTTACGCGCTTCTGGGGCCGAACGGGGCAGGCAAGTCGACCACTATCGGTATCATCAGCTCGCTGGTGAATAAATCGTCCGGGCGCGTCAGCGTCTTTGGTTACGATCTCGAAAAAGATGTCGTCAACGCCAAACGTCAACTCGGGCTGGTGCCACAGGAATTTAACTTCAACCCGTTTGAGACCGTACAGCAGATTGTGGTCAATCAGGCGGGCTACTACGGCGTGGAGCGAAAAGAGGCGGTTGAGCGCAGCGAAAAGTATTTAAAACAGCTCGATCTGTGGGAAAAACGCAACGAACGTGCGCGGATGTTATCCGGCGGGATGAAGCGCCGTCTGATGATCGCCCGCGCGCTGATGCACGAGCCGAAGCTACTGATTCTCGATGAACCGACAGCGGGTGTCGATATTGAACTTCGCCGCTCAATGTGGGGGTTTTTGAAGGATTTAAACGACAAAGGCACCACTATCATTCTGACCACTCACTATCTGGAAGAGGCAGAAATGCTCTGCCGCAACATCGGAATTATTCAGCACGGCGAGCTGGTCGAAAACACCTCGATGAAGAACCTGCTCTCTAAGCTCAAGTCCGAAACCTTCATTCTCGATCTGGCAGCGAAAAGTCCGTTGCCGCAGCTGGAGGGCTATCACTATCGGCTGGTGGATACCTCAACGCTGGAAGTGGAAGTGTTGCGTGAGCAGGGAATTAACAGCGTGTTCAGCCAGCTCAGCGCGCAGGGCATTCAGGTATTGAGTATGCGTAACAAAGCGAACCGCCTTGAAGAGCTGTTTGTGTCACTGGTTCATGAAAAACAAGGAGATCGCGCATGA